In Mucilaginibacter celer, one DNA window encodes the following:
- a CDS encoding VOC family protein — protein MKTFLLMLMACAIMPVVTRAQTGTDLVPVVDHIAITTSNLKKSTEFYTKVLHLKKVDNPFADTVHQWYSLGNNVKLHVIQAERNEKQVKGVHLCFTVSSVKEFAKTLDAMNIPYGNWKGDSKEPTFRADGVLQLYFQDPDGYWIEINSPAKK, from the coding sequence ATGAAAACCTTTTTATTAATGCTGATGGCATGCGCAATAATGCCCGTGGTAACCCGCGCGCAAACCGGTACCGATTTGGTCCCCGTGGTTGATCATATCGCCATAACCACCAGCAACCTTAAAAAAAGCACCGAGTTTTACACCAAAGTGCTGCACCTTAAAAAAGTTGATAATCCCTTTGCCGATACTGTGCACCAATGGTACAGCCTTGGTAATAACGTAAAACTACACGTAATACAGGCCGAGCGTAACGAGAAACAGGTAAAAGGTGTGCACCTGTGCTTTACGGTATCATCGGTAAAAGAGTTTGCCAAAACACTTGATGCTATGAACATCCCTTACGGCAACTGGAAAGGCGACAGCAAAGAACCCACTTTCAGGGCCGATGGCGTACTGCAACTTTACTTTCAGGATCCGGATGGGTATTGGATAGAAATAAACAGCCCGGCTAAAAAATAA
- a CDS encoding RNA polymerase sigma factor: MPQDKNSHIIQTIAAYGKNLLGFIRRRVKSDADAEDILQDVWYQFSAVINSEPIEQTSAWLYRVARNKITDKHKKKKETLIDDMLADDEDYDDEAPDFKAILLTEATTPETEYLRNLFWEQLFFALDELPEEQKQVFIWHELEDIPFEEIAKRTGVNTNTLVSRKRYAVLHLRKRLAQLYTEISEY; this comes from the coding sequence ATGCCCCAGGACAAAAACAGCCACATCATACAAACAATTGCTGCGTATGGTAAAAACCTGTTGGGATTTATTCGCCGCAGGGTAAAAAGCGATGCCGACGCCGAAGATATACTACAGGACGTTTGGTACCAGTTTAGCGCAGTTATCAACTCTGAACCGATTGAACAAACCAGCGCCTGGCTATACCGGGTGGCCCGGAATAAAATAACTGATAAGCATAAAAAAAAGAAGGAAACCCTAATTGATGATATGCTGGCCGATGATGAAGATTATGACGATGAAGCCCCGGACTTTAAAGCCATACTCCTCACCGAAGCTACCACTCCCGAAACCGAGTATTTGCGCAACCTTTTTTGGGAGCAGTTATTTTTTGCGCTGGATGAACTACCCGAAGAACAAAAGCAGGTATTTATATGGCACGAACTGGAAGATATTCCTTTTGAGGAAATTGCCAAACGTACCGGTGTTAATACCAACACCCTGGTATCGCGTAAGCGCTATGCGGTATTGCATTTGCGCAAACGCCTTGCCCAGCTTTACACCGAAATTTCTGAATATTAA
- a CDS encoding Lrp/AsnC family transcriptional regulator — MINEQEIFLDKTDLQILRLMQDNARISNADLARELGMAPSGILERVKKLEQKNVIQQYTTRINPVALQQKMVAFIFMKAADGPGSEATSRELAKIPEVQEVHCIAGDDCYLVKVRTYDSASLMSLIRTYFSKIPNILSTRTTIVLETVKEQQQLVIPEK, encoded by the coding sequence ATGATCAACGAGCAAGAAATTTTCTTAGACAAAACCGATCTGCAAATCCTCAGACTGATGCAGGATAATGCCCGCATCTCCAACGCCGATCTGGCCCGCGAGCTGGGCATGGCGCCATCGGGGATACTGGAGCGTGTGAAAAAGCTGGAACAGAAAAACGTGATCCAGCAATACACCACCCGCATTAACCCCGTTGCGTTACAGCAAAAAATGGTAGCCTTTATTTTTATGAAAGCGGCCGATGGCCCCGGAAGCGAAGCAACATCGCGCGAGCTGGCCAAAATACCGGAGGTACAGGAAGTGCATTGTATTGCCGGCGATGATTGCTACCTGGTTAAGGTACGCACTTATGATTCGGCATCGCTCATGAGCCTCATCCGTACCTATTTCAGTAAAATTCCGAATATTTTGAGCACCCGCACCACCATAGTGCTCGAAACCGTGAAAGAACAACAACAATTGGTTATACCCGAAAAATAA
- a CDS encoding EamA family transporter yields the protein MTPAAKKSASPLLVVLAFATVYIVWGSTYFFIKIAVAGFPPLLLGALRFFTAGLLLMIWCAIKGEKIFIKQNVLHAAVSGFLLLVIGNGVVIWVEQTLPSAVVAIMVTSPPIWFVLLDKPNWATNFKSKSTIAGLLIGFVGVILLFSDQIESMLGTSTGASKLPGMLLLVFGTLGWASGSLYSKHYNNKGSGTVNAAWQMLAASAFFIPASFLTGEVQTVSWQSIPTQSWWALAYLVVFGSIAAFTAYVWLLQVRSATQVGTYAYVNPVIAVLLGVIFAGEHVSFLQVIGLVVILGSVLLINLSKYRKAKVIEEKVAVAE from the coding sequence ATGACACCTGCCGCCAAAAAATCTGCCTCGCCCCTATTAGTTGTTTTAGCCTTTGCCACCGTTTACATTGTGTGGGGCTCAACTTACTTTTTTATAAAGATTGCCGTAGCCGGTTTCCCTCCTTTGCTGTTGGGGGCATTGCGTTTTTTTACCGCCGGGTTGTTATTAATGATCTGGTGCGCTATTAAAGGCGAAAAGATTTTTATAAAACAAAATGTGCTGCATGCGGCTGTGAGTGGTTTCTTATTGCTGGTGATAGGCAACGGTGTGGTAATTTGGGTAGAACAGACATTGCCAAGCGCCGTGGTGGCTATCATGGTAACGTCGCCGCCAATTTGGTTTGTATTGCTGGATAAACCAAACTGGGCAACAAACTTTAAAAGCAAAAGCACAATTGCCGGTTTGCTGATAGGCTTTGTTGGCGTAATACTACTTTTCAGTGATCAAATTGAAAGCATGCTCGGCACATCAACCGGAGCATCAAAATTACCCGGCATGCTGTTATTGGTATTCGGAACGTTGGGCTGGGCATCGGGCTCGTTATATTCAAAGCATTACAACAACAAAGGCTCGGGTACGGTAAATGCGGCCTGGCAAATGCTTGCAGCAAGCGCTTTCTTTATTCCGGCAAGCTTTTTAACCGGCGAGGTGCAAACTGTTAGCTGGCAAAGCATACCAACCCAAAGCTGGTGGGCTCTGGCCTACCTGGTAGTATTTGGTTCGATAGCTGCGTTTACAGCTTATGTGTGGCTTTTACAGGTTAGGTCGGCAACGCAGGTTGGCACCTATGCCTATGTTAACCCGGTGATAGCTGTGTTGCTTGGGGTAATTTTTGCAGGCGAGCATGTGAGCTTTTTGCAGGTGATTGGTTTGGTGGTGATATTGGGAAGTGTGTTGCTGATTAATCTTTCGAAGTATAGGAAGGCGAAGGTGATTGAGGAGAAAGTAGCAGTGGCTGAATGA
- a CDS encoding DUF6169 family protein — protein sequence MYTHYNVEITEDKEYRFTTSSGILYNAYFTEFTLIDPDENEIKVVSFGFTCKETISTKRYYDSKVKHTIVYIINHFFETQPDDAVLYMFMTNDGKARNRHVTFNNWYHELNNNLEKHSSSSELGKKGFYASILFKTNNPQKKRLISSFYFTIDYWGLNDY from the coding sequence TTGTACACCCATTATAATGTTGAAATAACGGAAGATAAGGAATACAGATTTACAACATCTTCCGGAATCCTTTACAACGCTTATTTTACCGAATTTACCTTAATTGATCCCGACGAGAACGAAATCAAAGTTGTTTCTTTTGGTTTCACCTGTAAAGAAACTATTAGTACTAAAAGGTATTACGACAGCAAAGTTAAACATACCATCGTTTATATCATTAATCATTTCTTTGAAACACAGCCCGACGATGCGGTACTTTATATGTTTATGACTAATGACGGAAAAGCAAGAAACAGGCATGTGACTTTCAATAATTGGTATCACGAGTTAAATAATAATCTGGAAAAACACAGTTCATCATCCGAACTCGGGAAAAAAGGGTTTTATGCGTCTATCTTATTTAAAACGAATAACCCACAAAAGAAAAGATTAATATCCTCGTTCTATTTTACAATAGATTATTGGGGATTAAATGATTATTAA
- a CDS encoding ABC transporter ATP-binding protein — MTDDLILETISITKNFFGDKSSGVNNITIFVPKGKITAIVGESGSGKTTLLNLLYGTLEPDHGDVFFKEERVLSREKGIQHAHKAMRMVAQHNTGLDPRTSVWDTINEGLPDEDQSQSIQRVTEALHLLNIYDLREMPFGKLSGGEKQRVTIAKALISRPEVLLLDEPFNQVDATYREGLQHDIRYIVKAWGVTVVLVSHDPAEILSMADELIVLKEGEIVENGSPEELYLSPKLLYTAQILASCTKLTSTEAKICGIKSKRGVVVVYAEHIKISSLGSKWLVKMVLFKGFFEELIVERDGITLRVLNHDRKKYPVGSKISISISKYFEFGKWEN, encoded by the coding sequence ATGACAGACGACCTGATACTGGAAACCATATCCATCACCAAAAACTTTTTTGGTGATAAATCTTCGGGCGTTAACAACATTACCATTTTTGTTCCCAAGGGCAAAATAACAGCCATTGTAGGCGAAAGCGGGAGCGGCAAAACCACCTTGCTTAACCTGCTTTACGGCACCCTGGAGCCCGACCATGGCGATGTTTTTTTTAAGGAAGAGCGTGTTTTGAGCCGTGAAAAAGGCATTCAGCACGCGCACAAAGCTATGCGCATGGTAGCTCAGCACAACACCGGGCTCGATCCGCGTACTTCAGTATGGGACACCATAAACGAAGGCTTGCCCGACGAAGATCAGAGCCAGTCTATCCAGCGTGTTACCGAGGCTTTGCATCTGCTTAATATTTACGACCTGAGGGAAATGCCTTTCGGCAAATTAAGTGGCGGCGAAAAGCAACGGGTAACCATTGCCAAGGCGCTGATAAGTCGGCCCGAAGTTTTACTGCTTGATGAGCCTTTTAACCAGGTTGACGCTACTTACCGCGAAGGGCTGCAGCACGATATTCGCTACATTGTAAAAGCCTGGGGTGTAACGGTTGTGTTGGTATCGCACGATCCGGCCGAGATCCTCTCTATGGCCGATGAACTGATTGTATTGAAAGAGGGCGAAATTGTAGAGAATGGCAGTCCCGAAGAGTTATATCTCTCGCCTAAATTGTTATACACGGCACAAATACTGGCCAGCTGCACTAAATTAACATCCACCGAGGCAAAAATATGCGGCATAAAAAGTAAGCGCGGTGTGGTAGTGGTATATGCCGAGCATATAAAAATCAGCAGCTTGGGCAGCAAGTGGCTGGTGAAAATGGTACTGTTTAAAGGTTTTTTTGAGGAGCTGATAGTTGAGAGAGACGGCATTACGCTACGGGTGCTGAATCACGACAGGAAGAAGTATCCGGTGGGAAGTAAGATCAGCATCAGCATCAGTAAATATTTTGAGTTTGGGAAATGGGAGAATTAG
- a CDS encoding ChbG/HpnK family deacetylase — MKRIILCFSILVLLVCEGKLSAQQNNKLPQLLIRLDDIGMNHSVNMAMLKAAQTGMPLSASMQFACPWYQEAVEILKQYPNVTVGVHLTLTSEWKNYRWGPVTGRTAVPSLVDSNGYFPQSTRAFNKNHYKVDEIETELSAQIERAINSGLKITYIDPHMGIMLSTPELRALTEKLAHKYHLAISTLSSVTYFGETYKEMWGEPIATKKEAFLTYISKLNPDKPNLMVLHTATPSPEMDVLVDMNSNMMNSKDGKPLTSVHRQTELNALLSPEFAAMINKKFKLINYSQLLAGKDLSILKAADNE, encoded by the coding sequence ATGAAAAGGATTATACTTTGCTTCAGTATACTGGTGCTATTAGTCTGCGAAGGCAAACTATCGGCACAACAAAATAATAAACTACCGCAATTGCTGATCAGGCTTGATGATATCGGCATGAATCACTCGGTTAATATGGCCATGTTAAAAGCGGCGCAAACAGGTATGCCGCTTTCAGCATCGATGCAATTTGCCTGCCCCTGGTACCAGGAAGCGGTAGAAATATTGAAGCAGTATCCCAACGTAACGGTGGGTGTGCATTTAACGCTTACATCCGAGTGGAAAAATTATCGCTGGGGACCGGTTACCGGCCGTACTGCTGTACCCAGTCTGGTTGATTCGAATGGCTATTTCCCGCAATCAACCAGGGCATTCAATAAAAACCATTATAAGGTAGATGAAATTGAAACCGAACTATCGGCACAAATCGAAAGGGCAATAAACTCGGGCTTAAAAATCACCTACATCGATCCGCACATGGGCATTATGCTTTCAACGCCCGAACTACGCGCCCTTACCGAAAAACTGGCCCATAAATATCACCTCGCCATATCAACATTAAGCAGCGTAACCTATTTTGGCGAAACCTATAAGGAAATGTGGGGCGAGCCCATCGCAACAAAAAAGGAAGCCTTTTTAACCTATATAAGTAAACTGAATCCGGATAAACCTAACCTGATGGTGTTGCATACCGCTACCCCAAGCCCTGAAATGGATGTGCTTGTGGATATGAACAGCAACATGATGAACTCGAAAGATGGAAAACCGCTTACCAGCGTGCACAGGCAAACAGAACTTAACGCGCTTTTATCGCCCGAATTTGCGGCTATGATAAACAAAAAGTTTAAGCTGATTAATTACAGCCAGTTATTAGCCGGGAAAGATCTCAGCATATTAAAGGCTGCAGATAATGAATAG
- a CDS encoding DUF2130 domain-containing protein, with amino-acid sequence MATEVKCPSCGFGFPIEEVMAEEYKKQLRLKMMDYTRQKEEEYRKKDEDFAAKERQQQAAFEQRLSNEKKQLQQTLEDNLRKTISQDFENQLVLLKSSAAETEEKLKQSRQKELEFLQREKQLQQKEEEMELAMQRKLQEQRNELSEQIRKQEAERHNIKDTEHQLKVKELEKQLDDQKKLVDEMKRKAEQGSMQLQGEAQELILEELLRNYFPFDLISEVGKGVRGADCVQTVRNQFGQECGRIIYESKRTNAFSMDWIEKLKKDMRSMGVDVAVIVTQCYPKGMDCFGERDGVWICSFDEVKAVSYILRDGVMKLSNLAKSQDNKGDKMHLLYDYLTSSEFSEQWKAIREGYMSMRQSIQRERDAMEKLWKAREKQLDKVLLSAAHIRGSIEGIAGSDTIQLNLTDDEDALLLE; translated from the coding sequence ATGGCTACAGAAGTTAAGTGCCCAAGTTGTGGTTTTGGTTTTCCGATAGAGGAGGTGATGGCCGAGGAGTATAAAAAGCAGCTCCGGCTTAAAATGATGGATTACACCCGTCAAAAAGAAGAGGAATACCGGAAAAAGGATGAAGATTTTGCGGCGAAGGAACGCCAGCAACAGGCTGCTTTTGAGCAAAGGCTTAGTAACGAAAAGAAGCAACTGCAGCAAACACTTGAGGATAACCTGCGCAAAACCATAAGCCAGGATTTTGAAAATCAGCTTGTATTGTTAAAAAGTTCGGCTGCGGAAACCGAGGAGAAACTAAAGCAGTCGCGCCAAAAAGAACTGGAGTTTTTGCAGCGTGAAAAGCAATTGCAGCAAAAAGAAGAAGAGATGGAACTTGCCATGCAGCGTAAGTTGCAGGAGCAGCGTAATGAACTGAGCGAGCAGATTCGTAAGCAGGAAGCCGAGCGGCATAATATAAAAGATACCGAGCATCAGCTGAAAGTAAAGGAACTTGAAAAGCAGCTTGACGATCAGAAAAAGCTGGTTGATGAGATGAAGCGCAAAGCCGAGCAGGGCTCCATGCAGCTACAGGGCGAAGCCCAGGAGTTGATATTGGAAGAACTGCTGCGTAATTATTTCCCTTTTGATTTGATTAGCGAAGTAGGTAAAGGCGTACGCGGAGCCGATTGCGTGCAAACCGTACGCAACCAGTTTGGCCAGGAATGCGGCCGTATTATTTACGAAAGCAAGCGTACCAATGCTTTTTCGATGGATTGGATTGAAAAGCTGAAAAAAGATATGCGCAGTATGGGCGTTGATGTGGCCGTGATAGTTACCCAATGTTATCCCAAGGGTATGGACTGTTTTGGCGAACGCGATGGTGTATGGATCTGTAGTTTTGATGAGGTGAAAGCGGTATCCTATATTTTGCGCGATGGCGTAATGAAGCTATCAAACCTGGCCAAATCGCAGGATAACAAGGGCGATAAAATGCACTTGTTGTATGATTACCTTACCAGCAGCGAGTTTTCTGAGCAATGGAAAGCCATCCGCGAGGGTTACATGAGCATGCGCCAATCCATCCAGCGCGAGCGCGATGCCATGGAAAAACTTTGGAAAGCCCGCGAAAAGCAACTGGATAAAGTATTGTTAAGCGCGGCCCACATCAGGGGTAGTATTGAGGGCATAGCTGGTAGCGACACTATCCAGCTTAACCTTACCGATGACGAAGATGCCTTGTTGCTTGAGTAA
- a CDS encoding YceI family protein has protein sequence MKKILILLAAAFTYTAASAQTTWTVDKAHSNVKFTVTHLLVSDVDGTFKNYDATITATKPDFSDAKFQISIQTASVSTDNDNRDKHISSPDFFDVAAYPTITFTSTAITKTSDKHYKLTGNLTLHGVTKPASFDLWYRGTIQNPMSKADDAGFQLTGTIKRSDYNFGAKFGNAIVSDEVTIKANGEFGKAK, from the coding sequence ATGAAAAAGATTCTTATCCTGTTAGCAGCAGCATTTACTTACACGGCAGCATCAGCACAAACTACCTGGACTGTAGACAAAGCACACTCGAACGTTAAATTTACAGTAACCCACTTATTGGTATCTGACGTTGACGGTACTTTCAAAAACTACGATGCTACCATCACTGCTACAAAACCTGATTTCAGCGACGCTAAATTCCAGATCAGCATTCAAACTGCGTCTGTATCAACTGATAATGATAACCGCGATAAACACATTTCGAGCCCGGATTTTTTTGATGTAGCTGCTTACCCAACTATTACTTTTACCAGCACTGCTATCACCAAAACATCTGATAAACACTACAAACTTACCGGTAACTTAACTTTACACGGTGTTACCAAACCGGCTTCGTTTGATTTATGGTACCGCGGTACTATCCAAAACCCTATGAGCAAAGCTGATGATGCCGGTTTCCAGTTAACCGGTACTATCAAACGTTCAGACTATAACTTCGGTGCTAAATTCGGTAACGCCATCGTAAGCGACGAAGTAACCATCAAAGCTAACGGCGAATTTGGTAAAGCTAAATAA
- a CDS encoding alpha/beta fold hydrolase — MMLKQLFLLMLTCLALTACSQQKGIIYGDNAVAGKYYDVRGIKLYTEVYGTGKPLLMIHGNGGSIGVFEKNIPYFAKKYKVIAVDSRAHGKSKDTRDSLTFEMMADDFAALLDVMHIDSAYVLGWSDGGINALVLAMRHPQKVISLASTGANLWPDSTALVPSVWRDMVKEYNDKKDHKFITDKERNDRKVFLLDYREPNIKLSALKAIKCPSLIIAGDHDVIVTTHTVQIAENIKNAYLWILPNSGHATLVEHADEFNEKVDDFFSGRFHKK; from the coding sequence ATGATGTTAAAACAACTTTTTTTATTGATGCTCACATGCCTTGCATTAACAGCCTGCAGCCAGCAAAAGGGAATTATTTATGGCGATAATGCCGTAGCCGGCAAATACTATGATGTACGCGGAATAAAGCTTTACACCGAAGTGTACGGCACGGGCAAACCATTGTTAATGATACATGGTAACGGCGGAAGCATAGGAGTCTTTGAAAAAAACATCCCTTACTTTGCAAAAAAGTATAAAGTAATAGCGGTAGACAGTCGGGCGCACGGTAAATCAAAAGATACCCGCGATTCGCTAACATTTGAGATGATGGCCGACGATTTTGCGGCGCTGCTTGATGTGATGCATATCGATTCGGCCTATGTACTGGGCTGGAGCGATGGCGGGATCAATGCACTGGTTTTGGCTATGCGCCATCCCCAAAAAGTGATCAGCCTGGCATCAACCGGGGCAAACCTCTGGCCCGATTCAACTGCTCTCGTGCCATCAGTATGGCGCGATATGGTGAAAGAATATAATGATAAAAAAGACCACAAATTTATAACTGATAAGGAAAGGAACGACCGTAAGGTGTTTTTGCTTGATTATAGGGAACCTAATATTAAGCTATCGGCCTTAAAAGCCATCAAATGCCCCTCGCTTATCATTGCCGGCGATCATGATGTGATTGTTACCACGCACACCGTTCAGATTGCCGAAAATATCAAAAATGCTTACCTCTGGATTTTACCAAATTCTGGCCACGCAACGCTTGTTGAACATGCCGACGAGTTTAATGAAAAGGTGGATGATTTTTTTTCGGGGAGATTTCACAAAAAATAG
- a CDS encoding N-acetylmuramoyl-L-alanine amidase family protein, translated as MPATVPTSHKIIPLLSFLICLFICQCCYSQQNAPVANHFKFKTVIIDAGHGGKDPGSHGAYSKEKNVSLSIAKKLRDAINDEMSSVKVIMTRSTDVFIELHKRTDIANDNHGNLFISIHCNSSPQRKGTSRGTLLLVYGFHRSEEQREALRENASIFIEKDYKQKYNGYGDDAVVNTIVLNAFQQKYRKQSIRFGDLVDHQFRKANGRHSLGVKEQGVLVLAQSGMPAVLVETGFINNPADEEYLNSASGQNEIVRSIVTALKQYKNDLEGN; from the coding sequence ATGCCTGCTACCGTGCCCACAAGCCATAAAATAATTCCGCTGCTTAGTTTCTTGATTTGCCTGTTTATTTGTCAATGCTGTTACAGCCAGCAAAATGCGCCGGTTGCCAATCATTTTAAATTTAAAACAGTAATTATTGATGCAGGGCATGGGGGGAAAGATCCGGGTTCGCACGGCGCTTATTCCAAAGAAAAAAATGTATCGTTAAGTATAGCCAAAAAACTGCGCGATGCCATTAACGATGAAATGAGCAGCGTTAAAGTGATAATGACCCGGAGCACGGATGTGTTTATTGAACTACATAAACGCACCGATATTGCCAACGATAATCATGGCAACCTTTTTATTTCCATCCACTGTAACTCATCGCCGCAGCGCAAAGGCACGTCAAGAGGCACGCTTTTGCTTGTATACGGCTTTCACCGCAGCGAAGAACAACGCGAGGCCCTGCGCGAAAATGCTTCGATATTTATTGAAAAGGATTATAAGCAAAAATATAACGGCTATGGCGACGATGCTGTGGTGAATACCATTGTACTCAACGCCTTTCAGCAAAAATATCGTAAACAAAGCATCCGTTTTGGCGATCTGGTTGATCACCAGTTCCGCAAAGCCAATGGCCGCCATAGTCTTGGGGTAAAGGAACAGGGCGTGCTGGTACTTGCGCAAAGCGGCATGCCGGCCGTATTGGTTGAAACCGGCTTTATCAACAACCCGGCCGATGAGGAATACCTTAACTCAGCCTCTGGACAAAACGAAATTGTGCGATCAATTGTAACAGCACTTAAACAGTATAAAAACGATTTGGAAGGAAACTAA
- a CDS encoding DUF4269 domain-containing protein, with the protein MPVEQFDTIEYLASGTLRQVQAYRLLNKYRVIDVLLPFSPILTGTIPINIDIESSDLDIICQYTTTDGFSQHLEAKFSVFEDFSIKTLDLAGSTAVLANFCLDGFPVEVFGQQIPVKQQMAYRHLLIEHQLLLQKAETFRQQIIDLKKQGMKTEPAFAVTLGLEGDPYTALLNFEV; encoded by the coding sequence ATGCCGGTTGAACAATTTGATACCATTGAATACCTGGCCAGCGGCACCCTGCGGCAGGTTCAGGCTTATCGGTTGTTAAACAAATACCGGGTTATAGATGTGCTCCTCCCCTTTTCGCCTATACTAACCGGAACTATTCCAATTAATATCGATATCGAAAGCAGCGATTTGGATATTATATGTCAATACACTACTACCGATGGATTCAGCCAACACTTGGAGGCAAAATTTTCAGTTTTCGAAGATTTTTCGATCAAAACTTTAGATCTCGCCGGGAGCACTGCTGTATTAGCGAACTTTTGCCTCGATGGGTTCCCTGTTGAAGTTTTTGGCCAGCAAATACCTGTAAAACAACAAATGGCCTACAGGCATTTGCTTATTGAACACCAATTGCTGCTGCAAAAAGCCGAAACATTCAGGCAGCAAATTATCGATCTAAAAAAACAGGGAATGAAAACCGAACCTGCTTTTGCCGTGACACTCGGTTTAGAGGGCGACCCTTACACAGCTTTACTAAACTTTGAAGTTTAA
- a CDS encoding GNAT family N-acetyltransferase produces MNTTYQTGTIPSAQQVIELYNSAGLNRPTHDAPRIAKMYQNSNLIITAWDGEKLVGVSRALTDYCYACYLSDLAVNKDYQKEGIGKKLVQLTKEAIGDESMLLLLSAPAAMEYYPKIGMDAVNNGFIIPRAK; encoded by the coding sequence ATGAACACCACTTACCAAACAGGTACAATACCTTCAGCTCAACAAGTTATCGAACTTTACAATTCGGCAGGTTTAAATCGCCCCACACATGACGCCCCGCGGATTGCCAAAATGTATCAAAATTCAAACCTTATAATAACCGCCTGGGATGGTGAAAAACTGGTAGGCGTATCGCGCGCGCTAACCGATTATTGTTATGCCTGCTACCTGTCTGATCTGGCAGTAAATAAAGATTATCAAAAAGAGGGGATAGGCAAAAAACTGGTTCAGTTAACTAAGGAGGCCATTGGGGATGAATCAATGTTGCTGTTATTATCCGCTCCTGCGGCAATGGAATATTACCCTAAAATTGGAATGGATGCGGTAAATAATGGTTTTATCATACCGCGGGCCAAATAA
- a CDS encoding Gfo/Idh/MocA family protein: protein MAPVQKTSRRNFIRNASLGIGSLALSPTLIQLAAAKPAKKLGIALVGLGYYSGGQLAPALQQTQHCYLAGIVTGTPSKAVDWAKKYNIQQKNIYNYQNFDEIAKNPDIDIVYVVLPVSMHKEYTIRAAQAGKHVICEKPMALNAADCKDMIAACKKANRLLSIGYRLHFEPHTIELMRLGQKQVYGKVKSIDTGNGFTYGGDPNAWRLKKALAGGGGLMDMGIYSIQGSRYTLGQEPIRVKATQEKTKPDLFKEVDETVFWELQFPGGQKVTGKSSYNHDWGYLKAEAEKGNFELGPAFGYGGIDGKVNGSQMQFPQINQQAAQMDDFALCVTQNKQSRVPGEEGLKDMLVVDAIYRSLDSGKWEKIG from the coding sequence ATGGCACCTGTACAAAAAACATCGCGCAGAAATTTTATTCGTAATGCCTCATTGGGCATTGGCTCGTTGGCCTTGAGCCCGACGTTAATACAACTGGCAGCAGCAAAGCCCGCCAAAAAGTTAGGCATTGCGTTAGTTGGCCTGGGCTATTATTCGGGCGGGCAACTGGCTCCGGCCCTACAGCAAACCCAACATTGCTACCTGGCGGGCATTGTAACAGGCACGCCATCAAAAGCAGTTGACTGGGCCAAAAAATATAACATCCAGCAAAAAAACATCTACAATTATCAAAACTTTGATGAGATAGCCAAAAACCCGGATATAGATATTGTATACGTGGTGTTACCGGTAAGCATGCATAAAGAATATACTATACGGGCTGCACAGGCCGGTAAGCACGTAATATGCGAAAAACCGATGGCCCTGAACGCTGCCGATTGCAAAGATATGATTGCAGCCTGCAAAAAAGCAAACAGGTTATTATCCATAGGTTACCGCCTGCACTTTGAGCCGCATACTATCGAGCTGATGCGTCTTGGTCAAAAACAGGTTTATGGTAAGGTAAAAAGCATTGATACCGGCAACGGCTTTACCTATGGCGGCGATCCCAACGCATGGCGCTTAAAAAAAGCCCTGGCCGGCGGCGGTGGACTGATGGATATGGGGATATATTCAATCCAGGGTTCGCGCTACACACTTGGACAGGAACCTATCAGAGTTAAAGCCACCCAGGAAAAAACCAAACCCGATTTGTTTAAAGAAGTTGATGAAACTGTTTTTTGGGAGCTACAATTTCCCGGCGGACAAAAGGTTACCGGTAAATCGAGCTACAATCATGATTGGGGCTATCTTAAGGCCGAAGCCGAGAAAGGTAACTTTGAGCTTGGCCCGGCCTTTGGATATGGCGGTATTGATGGAAAAGTGAATGGCAGCCAGATGCAGTTTCCGCAAATAAATCAACAGGCGGCGCAGATGGATGATTTTGCCCTGTGCGTAACGCAAAATAAGCAAAGCCGGGTTCCGGGCGAGGAAGGGCTAAAAGATATGCTTGTGGTTGATGCCATTTACCGCAGCCTTGACAGCGGCAAATGGGAAAAGATAGGTTAA